The proteins below are encoded in one region of Mycolicibacterium neworleansense:
- a CDS encoding metal ABC transporter permease, whose translation MSVALLAQGSFAMGYQHNWWQILTSAFMRNALIGGTLVALAAGLIGYFVIVRNTAFAAHALAHIGLPGATGAALLGLPVGMGLLAFCVGGALVIGALGSRAHDREVATGTVLALATGFGLFFNSLATKNSSTLTNVLFGNLLAITHQQLLTFTALLVVLAATVVFVFRPLLFASVNAQVAEAKGVPVRALSVLFMVLLGIAVTMAVLAVGTLLLFALVVTPAATAIMVTARPILAMAISTGISVVSVWAGLTVSAIFNMPPSFVIVTIACGFWLAVWTVDRVRNSAIH comes from the coding sequence ATGTCGGTGGCGCTGCTGGCTCAGGGCAGCTTCGCGATGGGCTACCAGCACAACTGGTGGCAGATCCTGACTTCCGCGTTCATGCGCAACGCATTGATCGGCGGCACGCTGGTGGCACTGGCCGCCGGCCTGATCGGATATTTCGTCATCGTGCGCAATACCGCGTTCGCCGCCCACGCCCTGGCCCACATCGGGCTTCCCGGCGCCACCGGTGCGGCGCTGCTCGGGCTTCCGGTCGGTATGGGGCTGTTGGCGTTCTGTGTCGGCGGCGCCCTGGTGATCGGGGCGCTGGGCAGCCGGGCGCATGACCGCGAGGTGGCCACCGGCACGGTGCTTGCCCTGGCCACCGGGTTCGGTCTGTTCTTCAACTCGTTGGCCACCAAGAACTCGTCGACGCTGACAAACGTGTTGTTCGGCAACCTGCTGGCCATCACGCATCAGCAGCTGCTCACCTTTACCGCGCTGCTGGTGGTCCTGGCCGCCACCGTCGTATTCGTTTTTCGCCCATTGCTGTTCGCGTCGGTCAACGCACAGGTGGCCGAGGCCAAAGGGGTGCCGGTACGCGCCTTGTCGGTGCTGTTCATGGTTCTGCTGGGGATCGCGGTGACGATGGCGGTGCTGGCGGTGGGCACCCTGCTGTTGTTCGCCCTCGTCGTCACCCCGGCCGCCACGGCAATCATGGTGACCGCGCGGCCGATTCTCGCGATGGCCATCTCGACCGGGATAAGCGTGGTGTCGGTGTGGGCCGGGCTGACGGTCTCGGCAATCTTCAACATGCCGCCGAGCTTCGTGATCGTCACGATCGCCTGCGGATTCTGGCTGGCGGTGTGGACGGTTGACCGGGTGAGGAATTCGGCGATCCACTAG
- a CDS encoding methyltransferase domain-containing protein, whose amino-acid sequence MAADSDEGGRYFAADYELAQERERLRLLESIGDPRTIRTFGTIGVGPGWRCFEAGAGEGSIARWLGARVGPTGHVVAADLDPRFLDDLPALGIEVRRCDVTCDEIESAAYDLVHCRVLMVHMRDPLEVLRRMAAALRPGGWLVVEEPDYGTAQSLTPDHPATAGFHAYLRARHEFLIGANVMDLHYGARLPADIDRLGLEATDSDVGSTVERGGSVKSGFLVQSFAQLDDMMLAGAAISESELADARRAMEDPAFVYQAPTMYTVWGRKPLSARG is encoded by the coding sequence ATGGCGGCCGATTCCGATGAGGGCGGGCGGTACTTCGCGGCCGATTACGAGTTGGCGCAGGAGCGCGAGCGGCTGCGCTTGCTCGAATCGATCGGCGATCCGCGGACCATCCGCACGTTCGGCACCATCGGAGTCGGCCCGGGTTGGCGGTGTTTCGAAGCCGGTGCGGGTGAGGGATCGATCGCGCGCTGGCTCGGTGCGCGCGTCGGCCCCACCGGCCACGTCGTCGCCGCCGACCTGGATCCCAGATTCCTCGACGACCTGCCCGCGCTGGGAATCGAGGTCCGGCGCTGCGATGTCACGTGCGACGAGATCGAATCTGCCGCATACGACCTCGTGCATTGCCGGGTACTGATGGTGCACATGCGCGACCCGCTCGAGGTGCTCCGCCGCATGGCGGCCGCCCTCCGGCCAGGAGGATGGCTGGTGGTCGAGGAGCCCGACTACGGCACCGCGCAGTCGCTCACCCCCGACCATCCGGCGACGGCCGGCTTTCACGCCTATCTGCGTGCGCGTCACGAGTTCCTGATCGGCGCGAACGTGATGGACCTGCACTACGGTGCGCGGCTACCGGCCGACATCGACCGGTTGGGGCTGGAGGCCACGGACAGCGACGTCGGCTCGACCGTGGAGCGGGGCGGAAGCGTGAAATCGGGGTTTCTCGTGCAGAGCTTCGCGCAACTCGACGACATGATGCTCGCCGGCGCAGCGATCAGCGAATCCGAATTGGCCGATGCCCGCCGGGCCATGGAAGACCCGGCGTTCGTCTATCAGGCACCGACGATGTACACCGTGTGGGGCCGCAAGCCCCTCAGTGCGCGTGGGTGA
- a CDS encoding metal ABC transporter ATP-binding protein: MPDSADPPALVFDDVSAVRGGRLIWSEGTFEIPTGGIVALIGSNGSGKSTMLQVMLGLLPAASGSVQVLGGAPGEHNDLIGYVPQDYAAGAGEAIRARGAVTLGLTGRRWGFTRTSAADRARVDEALAWVEATGFANMRLSELSGGQRQRIALANALVGHPKMLILDEPLAALDLRNQHEIVQLLARLNRDLGVTILVVAHDLNPLLSVLDSAIYLLDGHAHHAAIDEVVDAELLTHLYGTKVQVAHTPLGQMYMRSG; encoded by the coding sequence GTGCCCGACAGCGCAGACCCGCCTGCCCTCGTCTTCGACGACGTCAGTGCCGTGCGCGGCGGGCGGCTGATCTGGTCAGAGGGCACCTTCGAGATTCCCACCGGCGGCATCGTCGCGCTGATCGGCTCGAACGGATCGGGCAAGTCCACCATGCTGCAGGTCATGCTGGGCCTGCTGCCCGCGGCGTCCGGGTCCGTGCAGGTCCTCGGTGGCGCGCCCGGTGAGCACAACGACCTCATCGGCTACGTCCCGCAGGATTACGCCGCCGGCGCGGGGGAGGCCATCCGGGCCCGCGGTGCGGTGACCCTGGGCCTCACCGGACGGCGGTGGGGGTTCACCCGCACCTCGGCCGCCGATCGGGCCCGGGTCGACGAGGCATTGGCATGGGTCGAGGCCACCGGGTTCGCCAACATGCGGCTGTCGGAACTGTCGGGAGGTCAGCGGCAGCGCATCGCCCTGGCCAATGCCCTTGTCGGACATCCGAAGATGCTCATCCTCGACGAACCGCTGGCCGCGCTCGACCTCCGCAACCAGCACGAGATCGTGCAGTTGCTGGCCCGGCTCAACCGGGACCTCGGGGTCACCATTCTCGTTGTCGCCCATGACCTCAACCCGCTGCTGAGCGTTCTCGACAGTGCGATCTATCTGCTCGACGGGCACGCCCACCACGCGGCCATCGACGAGGTGGTGGACGCCGAGTTGCTGACCCACCTGTACGGAACCAAGGTGCAGGTGGCCCACACCCCGTTGGGTCAGATGTACATGAGGAGTGGGTGA
- a CDS encoding metal ABC transporter solute-binding protein, Zn/Mn family, with protein MQTVIVIAVLPPLNLRAAATALLLATPFALAACGSDETQPAESAGNCVTTPVNVVVSVDQWGDIVSALGGDCAKVTTVLAGSSVDPHDFEPSPADAAKFQGAQLVVINGGHYDEWAAKLAQSTAPNAVVVSAIGTGDDDHDHDHGEGDGHAHDHSNNPHAWYNPTAVTGVADTVTEELGQLAPDARDYFAQRRAEFTTSMQPYQQLITDIKTKATGKRYAATEAVFDDMAAAVGLVNATPAGYQAASSNETDPSPADLDAFLRLLADRGVDVLIYNTQTEGSLPKQIRTAAEGAGIPVVDVTETVAPGADSFEAWQVNQLTALAKALGIQA; from the coding sequence ATGCAAACGGTTATCGTTATCGCCGTGCTCCCGCCCCTGAATCTCCGCGCCGCAGCCACCGCGTTGCTGCTGGCCACCCCATTCGCCCTCGCCGCCTGCGGCTCCGATGAGACCCAACCGGCCGAGTCCGCCGGGAACTGCGTGACCACACCGGTCAACGTCGTCGTCAGCGTCGACCAGTGGGGCGACATCGTGTCCGCACTGGGCGGTGACTGCGCGAAGGTGACCACGGTGCTGGCCGGCTCGTCGGTCGATCCGCACGACTTCGAGCCCTCACCCGCGGACGCGGCCAAGTTCCAGGGCGCGCAGCTGGTGGTGATCAACGGCGGACACTACGACGAGTGGGCAGCCAAGCTGGCTCAGAGCACCGCGCCCAACGCCGTCGTCGTCTCGGCCATAGGGACCGGCGATGACGATCACGATCATGACCACGGCGAGGGGGACGGCCATGCCCACGACCACTCCAACAACCCGCACGCCTGGTACAACCCCACCGCGGTGACCGGCGTCGCCGACACGGTGACCGAGGAGCTGGGTCAGCTGGCTCCCGACGCACGCGACTACTTCGCGCAGCGCCGCGCCGAGTTCACCACCTCGATGCAGCCCTACCAGCAACTGATCACCGACATCAAGACCAAGGCCACCGGTAAGCGCTACGCCGCCACCGAAGCGGTGTTCGACGACATGGCCGCCGCCGTCGGCCTGGTCAACGCCACCCCGGCGGGCTATCAGGCCGCCTCGTCCAACGAGACCGACCCGTCGCCGGCGGATCTGGACGCGTTCCTGCGCCTGCTCGCCGATCGCGGCGTCGACGTGCTGATCTACAACACCCAAACCGAGGGCTCACTGCCCAAGCAGATCCGGACCGCTGCCGAGGGTGCGGGTATTCCGGTTGTCGATGTCACCGAAACGGTGGCGCCGGGAGCGGATTCGTTCGAGGCTTGGCAGGTGAACCAATTGACGGCGCTTGCCAAAGCGCTCGGGATCCAGGCCTAG
- a CDS encoding GTP-binding protein: MSDLLPVTVLSGFLGAGKTTLLNHILANRDGRRVAVIVNDMSEVNIDAALIAGQGHLDRTEEKLVELTNGCICCTLREDLVEAVGALARQNRFDHLVIESTGISEPMPVAATFEWEFEDGFQLGRLAKLDTLVTVVDASTFLSEVIRGEGLADRDLAAGQGDARSIADLLTDQVEFADVILLNKTDLVSPATLDTVQTLLRRLNPTAKLIRTDHGVVDLGEVLGTGLFDPEAAAQTPGWDEEIADGHTPETEEYGISSMTFRSDRPFHPQRLGDALGQVTRVLRSKGFCWIASRPTIAAIWSQAGPNLTIEPAQYWSGTEITPGQEIVFIGIKLERDKIQRLLEEAVLTDAEIAEGEQAWTGYPDPLPSWNLTHAH, encoded by the coding sequence ATGTCCGACCTGCTGCCCGTCACCGTCCTGTCCGGCTTCCTCGGAGCCGGCAAGACCACGCTTCTCAACCACATCCTGGCCAACCGCGACGGCAGACGCGTCGCGGTGATCGTCAACGACATGAGCGAGGTCAACATCGACGCCGCACTCATCGCCGGGCAGGGACACCTCGACCGAACCGAGGAGAAACTGGTCGAGCTGACCAACGGCTGCATCTGCTGCACACTGCGCGAGGACCTGGTGGAGGCCGTGGGCGCACTGGCGCGACAGAACCGGTTCGACCACCTGGTCATCGAGTCGACCGGCATCTCCGAGCCCATGCCGGTCGCCGCGACGTTCGAGTGGGAGTTCGAGGACGGGTTCCAGCTCGGCCGGCTGGCGAAACTGGACACGCTGGTGACGGTGGTCGACGCGTCCACCTTCCTGAGCGAGGTCATTCGCGGTGAAGGCCTGGCCGACCGGGATCTGGCCGCCGGCCAGGGCGATGCCCGCAGCATCGCCGACCTGCTCACCGATCAGGTGGAGTTCGCCGACGTCATCCTGCTCAACAAGACCGACCTGGTGAGCCCGGCGACCCTCGACACCGTCCAAACACTGCTGCGCAGGCTCAATCCGACCGCCAAGCTGATCCGGACCGATCACGGCGTCGTCGATCTCGGAGAGGTGCTGGGCACCGGGTTGTTCGATCCGGAGGCCGCCGCCCAGACCCCGGGCTGGGACGAGGAGATCGCCGATGGGCACACACCCGAGACCGAGGAGTACGGCATCAGCTCGATGACCTTCCGCTCCGACCGGCCGTTTCACCCCCAGCGCCTCGGCGATGCGCTCGGTCAGGTGACAAGGGTGTTGCGCAGCAAGGGATTCTGCTGGATCGCCAGCCGCCCGACGATCGCCGCCATCTGGTCACAGGCCGGCCCGAACCTGACGATCGAGCCGGCACAGTATTGGTCGGGCACCGAGATCACCCCGGGTCAGGAGATCGTGTTCATCGGAATCAAGCTCGAACGGGACAAGATCCAGCGACTGCTCGAAGAGGCCGTGCTGACCGACGCCGAAATCGCCGAAGGCGAGCAGGCCTGGACGGGCTACCCCGATCCGCTACCTTCCTGGAACCTCACCCACGCGCACTGA